From a single Gammaproteobacteria bacterium genomic region:
- a CDS encoding LacI family transcriptional regulator yields the protein MSDRRQAKAKGGVTRATIHDVAARAEVSIKTVSRVLNKEPTVRNSTRDRVLKAADALDYEPHPQARGLKGRLTHSIGLLYENPQEFSYVQKALEGVFDACRSRNLSLLLRPCPERVVVGDVRRFVLQTRVDGVVLLAPLSDHPDVVAMLKELGIPMAQVSPGVAAADTISVNPRDREASEQLTEHVISIGHRRIGFIEGDPRHGSSHKRLNGFLASMRKHGLDSGGHLISQGFFTFDSGKQAANQLLRRHPSPTAIIASNDDMAAGAIVAAREMGLDVPGDVSVVGFDDSPIASHTWPALTTLRQPISEMASTAALRLIDQVAGVAQVAGHQEFDCEIVMRDSLAAPGPAE from the coding sequence ATGAGCGACAGACGGCAAGCCAAGGCTAAGGGTGGCGTCACCAGGGCGACTATCCACGACGTTGCCGCCCGTGCGGAGGTGTCGATCAAGACCGTCTCGCGAGTGCTCAACAAGGAACCCACGGTCAGGAACAGCACTCGCGATCGTGTCCTCAAGGCCGCCGACGCGCTCGATTACGAACCCCACCCCCAGGCGCGGGGCCTCAAGGGCAGGCTCACTCACTCGATCGGTCTGCTCTACGAGAATCCTCAGGAGTTCAGCTACGTGCAGAAGGCCCTTGAAGGCGTATTCGACGCCTGTCGATCGCGCAATCTGTCCCTTTTGCTGCGTCCCTGCCCGGAGCGGGTCGTGGTTGGCGACGTGCGCCGCTTCGTGCTCCAGACGCGGGTTGACGGCGTAGTATTGCTTGCGCCTCTCAGCGACCATCCCGACGTCGTCGCGATGTTGAAGGAGCTCGGGATACCGATGGCGCAGGTGTCGCCAGGTGTCGCGGCGGCCGATACGATTTCGGTAAACCCCAGGGACCGGGAAGCCAGCGAACAACTCACGGAACACGTCATTTCAATCGGACACCGGCGGATCGGGTTCATCGAGGGCGACCCGCGCCACGGCTCCAGTCACAAGCGGCTGAACGGGTTTCTCGCAAGTATGCGCAAACACGGCCTGGATTCCGGCGGGCATCTGATTTCGCAGGGCTTTTTTACCTTTGACTCCGGCAAACAGGCGGCGAATCAACTGCTGCGCAGGCATCCCTCCCCGACCGCCATCATCGCCAGCAATGACGATATGGCCGCCGGTGCAATCGTGGCGGCCCGGGAAATGGGCCTTGACGTGCCGGGCGATGTGTCGGTGGTGGGGTTTGACGACTCGCCGATCGCCTCGCATACCTGGCCCGCCCTGACCACGCTGAGGCAACCCATCAGCGAGATGGCCTCTACCGCCGCATTGCGGCTCATCGACCAGGTGGCCGGCGTTGCCCAGGTAGCGGGACACCAGGAATTTGATTGCGAAATCGTGATGCGCGACTCGCTCGCGGCGCCCGGACCGGCCGAATAG
- a CDS encoding glycoside hydrolase family 3 protein, whose product MTDRQKVAQMIQAEISSIRPEDLAQVPVGAILNGGGCAPGNNKRAALGDWLEVADAFFDASTAGGGVPVMWGTDAVHGHSNVCGATVFPHNIGLGAMRNPQLIEAIGAATAAEIVASGMDWTFAPTLAVARDDRWGRTYESYSENPEIVQEYAPRLIRGLQGKPAPGALGAPGKVLATAKHFIGEGGTAEGIDQGSTRCSEEQLRDLHAPGHMAAIAAGVQVVMASFNDFNGAKLHSHRHLLTDVLKEQMGFTGFLISDWNGFQQVDEDFGDACAESVNAGIDMLMAPENWRQAYECLLERLELGQVSIDRINDAVARILRVKVRMGLFSRPRPSARAGAGNPRTLAAPRHCALARQAVRESLVLLKNDGGILPLKPGARVLVAGDGADNIGKQCGGWTLTWQGTFNENGDFPNADSILRGIEEHVSAGGGSVVVSPRGEFRERPDAAIVVFGEEPYAEGQGDVSHLSFSARHPEPLRILQKLRAAEIPAISVFLSGRPLWVNPELNASTAFIAAWLPGSEGKGVADLLFRNAEREIAHDFTGRLSFSWPRDPLQTPLNEGDDDYDPLFPYGFGMSVYESARSLPRLCEEDPARLQAQERVSVFDKRPLNGFELYVGDQEGWRVPVTARSASSPSGMVSVRNIDMSTQEDAREVTWHGGGAQISFHGDRPIDLSPLVNANAQLTFEVRVEARPESKVILRMDSAYPHWGSLDITETLRELPQGTWQRVSIGLERFIESGTDPRSVETPFLLWTEGAMRISLANIAISS is encoded by the coding sequence ATGACAGACAGGCAGAAGGTCGCACAGATGATTCAGGCGGAAATCTCTTCGATCAGGCCGGAAGATCTGGCTCAGGTTCCCGTCGGGGCGATACTCAACGGCGGCGGATGTGCCCCCGGCAACAACAAGCGCGCCGCCCTGGGTGACTGGCTGGAGGTTGCCGATGCGTTCTTCGACGCGTCCACCGCCGGGGGCGGCGTACCCGTCATGTGGGGGACGGATGCGGTGCACGGCCATTCGAACGTATGCGGCGCTACCGTTTTTCCGCACAATATCGGGCTGGGCGCCATGCGCAATCCGCAACTGATCGAGGCCATAGGCGCGGCTACCGCAGCCGAGATCGTGGCCAGCGGAATGGACTGGACCTTCGCGCCCACGCTTGCAGTGGCGCGGGATGACCGCTGGGGCCGCACCTACGAAAGCTATTCGGAAAACCCGGAAATTGTCCAGGAGTACGCGCCCCGGCTGATTCGCGGCCTTCAGGGCAAACCCGCCCCGGGTGCTTTGGGCGCCCCGGGGAAGGTCCTGGCCACGGCCAAGCACTTTATCGGCGAGGGGGGCACCGCGGAAGGCATCGATCAGGGCAGCACCCGATGCAGCGAAGAGCAACTGCGCGACCTCCACGCTCCGGGTCACATGGCCGCCATTGCCGCCGGCGTGCAGGTCGTGATGGCGTCGTTCAATGATTTCAACGGCGCCAAGCTGCACAGCCACCGACATTTGCTCACCGATGTGCTCAAGGAGCAGATGGGGTTCACGGGATTCTTAATCAGCGACTGGAACGGGTTTCAGCAGGTTGACGAGGACTTTGGCGACGCTTGCGCCGAGTCGGTCAATGCGGGCATCGACATGCTCATGGCGCCCGAGAACTGGAGGCAGGCCTACGAGTGTCTGCTTGAGCGGCTTGAGCTGGGCCAGGTGAGCATCGATCGAATCAACGACGCCGTGGCCCGGATCCTGCGCGTCAAGGTTCGCATGGGTCTTTTTTCCAGGCCTCGGCCGTCCGCGCGCGCCGGCGCCGGTAATCCGCGGACGCTGGCCGCGCCCCGGCATTGCGCGCTTGCCCGTCAGGCGGTGCGCGAGTCCCTGGTGCTGCTGAAGAACGACGGCGGAATACTGCCGCTGAAACCCGGCGCGCGCGTGCTGGTGGCCGGCGATGGCGCCGACAATATCGGTAAGCAGTGCGGCGGCTGGACCCTTACCTGGCAAGGAACTTTCAATGAAAACGGGGACTTTCCGAACGCGGACTCCATACTTCGCGGTATCGAGGAACATGTAAGTGCCGGCGGCGGCAGCGTCGTGGTGAGCCCCCGGGGCGAGTTCCGCGAGCGCCCCGACGCCGCCATCGTGGTTTTCGGGGAAGAGCCCTACGCCGAAGGGCAAGGCGACGTGTCCCACCTGAGCTTCTCCGCCCGCCACCCCGAACCGTTGCGAATTCTGCAAAAGCTTCGTGCTGCGGAAATACCGGCCATTTCCGTATTTCTGAGCGGGCGCCCGCTGTGGGTCAATCCGGAACTCAACGCATCGACCGCCTTCATCGCCGCCTGGCTGCCCGGTAGCGAGGGCAAGGGCGTGGCCGACTTGCTTTTCAGGAATGCGGAGCGGGAAATCGCACATGATTTCACCGGCCGCCTGTCCTTTTCCTGGCCGCGCGACCCTCTGCAGACGCCGTTGAACGAAGGCGATGACGACTACGATCCCCTGTTTCCGTACGGCTTCGGGATGAGCGTGTACGAGTCCGCGAGGAGCCTTCCCCGGCTGTGCGAAGAGGATCCCGCGCGATTGCAGGCACAGGAGCGCGTGTCTGTTTTCGACAAGCGTCCCTTGAACGGATTCGAACTTTATGTGGGAGATCAGGAAGGCTGGCGCGTACCGGTCACGGCGCGCTCGGCCAGCTCGCCCTCGGGCATGGTGTCGGTGCGCAATATCGACATGTCCACGCAGGAAGACGCGCGCGAGGTCACCTGGCATGGCGGAGGCGCGCAAATCAGTTTTCACGGCGACCGGCCCATTGACCTTTCGCCGCTGGTCAACGCAAATGCGCAGCTCACCTTTGAAGTGCGGGTGGAAGCGCGCCCGGAAAGCAAGGTCATTCTGCGCATGGACAGCGCCTACCCGCACTGGGGCAGCCTGGACATAACGGAAACTCTGAGGGAACTGCCGCAAGGCACATGGCAGCGCGTCTCCATCGGACTGGAGCGGTTTATCGAATCCGGTACCGACCCGCGCTCGGTGGAAACTCCGTTCTTGCTCTGGACCGAAGGGGCGATGCGCATTTCGCTGGCGAACATCGCGATTTCGTCGTGA